A single window of Leopardus geoffroyi isolate Oge1 chromosome D4, O.geoffroyi_Oge1_pat1.0, whole genome shotgun sequence DNA harbors:
- the MAMDC4 gene encoding apical endosomal glycoprotein isoform X2, with protein MHLPRHVLLALLLAGPPGRAWVPHNCRAPSEATCNFVCDCPDCSDEAQCGELGPGGAGRGWAGQPSADSPEPPHFPGYHGVSPTPGAPFACDFERDSCGWRDISTSGYRWLRDRAGATLEPLGPRSDHTLGTDLGWYTAVGTHRGKEASTAALRSPVLHDAAPTCELRLWHHTATGDVAELRLELTHRAETLTLWQSSGPWGPGWQELVVATGRIRGDFWVTFSATRNATHRGTVALDDVVFRGCGLPTPQARCPLGYHHCGNMACVEPHQLCDGEDNCGDGSDEDTPTCRRHTATDFETGLGPWNHSEGWARNHSAGPRPPAWPRRDHSRNSAQGSFLVSVAEPSAPAVLSSPEFQASGPHNCSLIFYHFLHGSEGGCLQLFLQIQSPGSPQGPVLLRRRHGELGAAWVRDRVDIQSEHPFRILLTGHTGPGGVVSLDDLILSDHCQPVPEVSGSPLGLWAAAPWRQPSSLRPRDFCEPGHLSCGDLCVPPEQLCDFQQQCEGGEDEQDCGTTDFEPLTAGGWEDASVGRLQWGRLLAQESRGPGAGARRTAAGHFLSLQRAWGQRAAEARVLTPPLGPSGPRCELHMAYYFQSNPQGFLALVVVEDSNRELVWQAPGSSQGWRTDRVLLGARRRPFRLEFVGLVDLDGPGQQGAGVDDVTLKDCSPVTATEKDSEVSCNFERDTCGWYTGHLTDAHWRRIQSHGPGYDHTTGRGYFLLLDPTDPPARGPGAHLLTQPQVPTAPQECLSFWYHLHGPQIGTLRLVLRREGEADTLLWSRTGTHGNHWHEAWATLHHQPGSGTKYQLLFEGSRDGYHGTMGLDDVALRPGPCWAPRRCSFEDSACGFSSGGQGLWTRQPNATGHAAWGPRADHTTGTAQGHYMVVDTSPQALPPGRVASLTSEEHQPLARPACLTFWYHLSLRNPGTLQVHVGEAERQQVLSISAHGGSAWRLGSVDVQAERAWRVVFEAVAAGVEHSYIALDDLLLQDGPCPRPASCDFEAGLCGWSHLAWPGLGGYSWDWSSGAAPSRYPQPLVDHTLGTETGHFALFETHMLGPGGQAAWLHSQPLPATEASCLRFWYHMGFPEHFHKGQLRVLLNSARGQLAVWSVGGRLRHQWLLGQVEVASAEEFQIVFEATLSGQPAVGPIALDDVEYLDGRHCQLPAPGRGNTVVATSVPAAVGGALVVLVLLVLLGLAGRRWLRRGGCPSRGETAAVAPGFDNIVFNADGVTLPASLTDSQ; from the exons ATGCATCTGCCCCGCCACGTCCTGCTGGCCTTGCTCCTGG CAGGGCCCCCAGGCCGGGCCTGGGTCCCCCACAACTGCAGGGCCCCCAGCGAGGCCACATGCAACTTCGTGTGTGACTGCCCAGACTGCTCCGACGAGGCCCAGTGCGGTGAGCTGGGGCCCGGTGGGgcgggcagggggtgggcaggcCAGCCCTCTGCAGACAGCCCTGAGCCCCCCCACTTTCCAGGTTACCACGGGGTCTCCCCCACCCCGGGCGCCCCCTTCGCCTGTGACTTCGAGCGAGACTCCTGCGGCTGGCGGGACATCAGCACCTCAGGCTACAGGTGGCTGCGAGACCGGGCAGGAGCCACACTGGAGCCTCTGGGGCCGCGCTCAGACCACACTCTCGGCACAGACCTCG GCTGGTACACGGCTGTTGGCACGCACCGCGGGAAGGAGGCGTCCACAGCAGCCCTGCGCTCCCCTGTCCTGCACGACGCCGCCCCCACCTGTGAGCTGAGGCTCTGGCACCACACGGCCACCGGAG ATGTGGCTGAGCTGCGGCTAGAGCTGACCCACAGGGCCGAGACGCTGACCCTGTGGCAGAGCTCTGGGCCCTGGGGCCCAGGCTGGCAGGAGCTGGTGGTGGCCACTGGCCGCATCCGGGGCGACTTCTGG GTGACCTTCTCTGCCACCCGAAATGCCACCCACAGGGGCACCGTGGCCTTGGACGACGTGGTCTTCCGGGGCTGTGGGCTGCCCA CCCCCCAGGCACGCTGCCCCCTGGGGTACCACCACTGTGGGAACATGGCCTGCGTGGAGCCCCACCAGCTGTGCGACGGAGAGGACAACTGTGGGGACGGCTCAGATGAGGACACGCCCACCTGCC GCCGCCACACGGCCACCGACTTCGAGACGGGCCTGGGCCCGTGGAACCACTCGGAGGGCTGGGCCCGGAACCACAGCGCCGGCCCCAGGCCGCCAGCCTGGCCGCGCCGGGACCACAGCCGCAATAGCGCGCAGG GTTCCTTCCTGGTCTCCGTGGCCGAGCCCAGCGCCCCCGCTGTCCTCTCCAGCCCCGAGTTCCAAGCCTCAGGCCCCCACAACTGCTCG CTTATCTTCTACCACTTCCTGCACGGGTCTGAGGGGGGCTGCCTCCAGCTGTTCCTGCAGATTCAgagcccaggctcccctcaggGCCCCGTCCTGCTGCGCAGGCGCCACGGGGAGCTGGGGGCCGCCTGGGTCCGAGACCGGGTCGACATCCAGAGCGAGCACCCCTTCCGG ATTCTGCTCACTGGGCACACAGGCCCAGGCGGTGTCGTGAGTTTGGATGACCTCATCCTGTCGGACCACTGCCAGCCAGTCCCAG AGGTGTCTGGATCACCTCTTGGGCTCTGGGCCGCAGCCCCCTGGCGCCAGCCGTCCAGCCTGCGGCCCCGGGACTTCTGCGAGCCGGGACATCTTTCCTGCGGGGACCTGTGCGTCCCCCCAGAGCAGCTCTGTGACTTCCAGCAACAGTGTGAGGGGGGCGAGGATGAGCAGGACTGTG GCACCACGGACTTCGAGCCCCTCACAGCGGGGGGCTGGGAGGATGCCAGCGTGGGGCGGCTGCAGTGGGGGCGTCTCCTGGCCCAGGAGAGCCGGGGCCCTGGCGCAGGCGCCCGCAGGACCGCTGCTG GGCACTTCCTGTCCCTGCAGAGGGCCTGGGGACAAAGGGCAGCAGAGGCCCGGGTCCTCACACCTCCCCTGGGTCCCTCGGGCCCCCGCTGTGAGCTCCACATGGCTTACTATTTCCAGAGTAACCCCcaag GCTTCCTGGCCCTGGTCGTGGTGGAGGACAGCAACCGTGAGCTGGTGTGGCAGGCCCCGGGCAGCAGCCAGGGCTGGAGGACGGACAGAGTCCTTCTTGGGGCACGCCGCCGGCCTTTCCGC CTGGAGTTCGTCGGCCTGGTGGACTTGGACGGCCCTGGCCAGCAGGGCGCTGGAGTGGACGATGTGACCTTGAAGGACTGCAGCCCCGTGACAGCCACTGAGAAGGACTCAG AGGTCTCCTGTAACTTCGAGCGGGACACGTGCGGCTGGTACACCGGCCACCTCACAGATGCCCACTGGCGCCGGATCCAGAGCCACGGCCCCGGGTACGACCACACCACAGGCCGAG GCTACTTCCTGCTTCTGGACCCCACGGACCCCCCAGCCCGGGGCCCTGGTGCCCACCTGCTCACCCAGCCCCAGGTGCCCACAGCTCCTCAGGAGTGCCTCTCCTTCTGGTATCACCTCCACGGGCCCCAGATCG GGACACTGCGCCTGGTGCTGAGGCGGGAAGGAGAGGCAGACACGCTCCTGTGGTCACGGACCGGCACCCACGGCAACCACTGGCACGAGGCCTGGGCCACCCTCCACCACCAGCCGGGCTCTGGCACCAAGTACCAA ctgcTGTTCGAGGGCTCCCGGGACGGCTACCACGGCACGATGGGCCTGGACGACGTGGCCCTGCGACCCGGGCCCTGCTGGGCCCCCAGGCGGTGCTCCTTCGAGGACTCAGCCTGTGGCTTCTCCAGCGGGGGCCAAGGCCTCTGGACGCGCCAGCCCAATGCCACGGGCCACGCCGCCTGGGGCCCCCGCGCTGACCACACCACGGGGACGGCTCAAG GGCACTACATGGTGGTGGACACgagcccccaggccctgccccccgGCCGCGTGGCCTCCCTGACCTCAGAGGAGCACCAGCCTCTGGCCCGGCCTGCCTGCCTGACCTTCTGGTACCACCTGAGCCTCAGAAACCCAG GCACCCTGCAGGTCCACGTGGGGGAGGCCGAGAGGCAGCAGGTGCTCAGCATCAGTGCCCACGGAGGGTCCGCCTGGCGCCTGGGGAGTGTGGACGTGCAGGCCGAGAGGGCCTGGAGG GTGGTGTTCGAGGCGGTAGCCGCCGGCGTGGAGCACTCCTATATCGCGCTGGACGACCTGCTCCTCCAGGACGGGCCCTGCCCTCGGCCAG CTTCCTGTGACTTTGAGGCTGGCCTGTGTGGCTGGAGTCatctggcctggcctggcctgggaggGTACAGCTGGGACTGGAGCAGTGGGGCCGCACCTTCCCgctacccccagcccctggtggaTCACACTCTGGGCACAGAGACAG GACACTTCGCGCTCTTTGAAACCCACATGCTGGGCCCGGGGGGCCAGGCAGCCTGGCTGCACAGCCAGCCTCTGCCCGCCACCGAGGCCTCCTGCCTTCGCTTCTGGTACCACATGGGCTTCCCGGAGCATTTCC ACAAGGGCCAGCTGCGGGTGCTCCTGAACAGCGCCCGGGGCCAGCTGGCCGTGTGGAGCGTGGGCGGGCGCCTGCGGCACCAGTGGCTGCTGGGCCAGGTGGAGGTGGCCAGCGCAGAGGAGTTCCAG ATCGTGTTTGAAGCCACTCTAAGCGGCCAGCCAGCCGTGGGGCCCATCGCCCTGGACGACGTCGAGTATCTGGACGGACGGCACTGCCAGCTGCCTGCACCCGGCCGGG GGAACACGGTAGTGGCCACATCGGTGCCAGCCGCGGTCGGCGGTGCCCTCGTCGTCCTTGTCCTCCTCGTCCTGCTAGGACTGGCAGGACGACGCTGGCTGCGGAGGGGGGGCTGCCCATCGCGGGGCGAGACAGCGGCTGTGGCCCCCGGCTTTGACAACATCGTCTTCAATGCG GACGGTGTCACCCTGCCGGCCTCGCTCACCGACAGCCAGTAG
- the MAMDC4 gene encoding apical endosomal glycoprotein isoform X5, with protein MACVEPHQLCDGEDNCGDGSDEDTPTCRRHTATDFETGLGPWNHSEGWARNHSAGPRPPAWPRRDHSRNSAQGSFLVSVAEPSAPAVLSSPEFQASGPHNCSLIFYHFLHGSEGGCLQLFLQIQSPGSPQGPVLLRRRHGELGAAWVRDRVDIQSEHPFRILLTGHTGPGGVVSLDDLILSDHCQPVPEVSGSPLGLWAAAPWRQPSSLRPRDFCEPGHLSCGDLCVPPEQLCDFQQQCEGGEDEQDCGTTDFEPLTAGGWEDASVGRLQWGRLLAQESRGPGAGARRTAAGHFLSLQRAWGQRAAEARVLTPPLGPSGPRCELHMAYYFQSNPQGFLALVVVEDSNRELVWQAPGSSQGWRTDRVLLGARRRPFRLEFVGLVDLDGPGQQGAGVDDVTLKDCSPVTATEKDSEVSCNFERDTCGWYTGHLTDAHWRRIQSHGPGYDHTTGRGYFLLLDPTDPPARGPGAHLLTQPQVPTAPQECLSFWYHLHGPQIGTLRLVLRREGEADTLLWSRTGTHGNHWHEAWATLHHQPGSGTKYQLLFEGSRDGYHGTMGLDDVALRPGPCWAPRRCSFEDSACGFSSGGQGLWTRQPNATGHAAWGPRADHTTGTAQGHYMVVDTSPQALPPGRVASLTSEEHQPLARPACLTFWYHLSLRNPGTLQVHVGEAERQQVLSISAHGGSAWRLGSVDVQAERAWRVVFEAVAAGVEHSYIALDDLLLQDGPCPRPASCDFEAGLCGWSHLAWPGLGGYSWDWSSGAAPSRYPQPLVDHTLGTETGHFALFETHMLGPGGQAAWLHSQPLPATEASCLRFWYHMGFPEHFHKGQLRVLLNSARGQLAVWSVGGRLRHQWLLGQVEVASAEEFQIVFEATLSGQPAVGPIALDDVEYLDGRHCQLPAPGRGNTVVATSVPAAVGGALVVLVLLVLLGLAGRRWLRRGGCPSRGETAAVAPGFDNIVFNADGVTLPASLTDSQ; from the exons ATGGCCTGCGTGGAGCCCCACCAGCTGTGCGACGGAGAGGACAACTGTGGGGACGGCTCAGATGAGGACACGCCCACCTGCC GCCGCCACACGGCCACCGACTTCGAGACGGGCCTGGGCCCGTGGAACCACTCGGAGGGCTGGGCCCGGAACCACAGCGCCGGCCCCAGGCCGCCAGCCTGGCCGCGCCGGGACCACAGCCGCAATAGCGCGCAGG GTTCCTTCCTGGTCTCCGTGGCCGAGCCCAGCGCCCCCGCTGTCCTCTCCAGCCCCGAGTTCCAAGCCTCAGGCCCCCACAACTGCTCG CTTATCTTCTACCACTTCCTGCACGGGTCTGAGGGGGGCTGCCTCCAGCTGTTCCTGCAGATTCAgagcccaggctcccctcaggGCCCCGTCCTGCTGCGCAGGCGCCACGGGGAGCTGGGGGCCGCCTGGGTCCGAGACCGGGTCGACATCCAGAGCGAGCACCCCTTCCGG ATTCTGCTCACTGGGCACACAGGCCCAGGCGGTGTCGTGAGTTTGGATGACCTCATCCTGTCGGACCACTGCCAGCCAGTCCCAG AGGTGTCTGGATCACCTCTTGGGCTCTGGGCCGCAGCCCCCTGGCGCCAGCCGTCCAGCCTGCGGCCCCGGGACTTCTGCGAGCCGGGACATCTTTCCTGCGGGGACCTGTGCGTCCCCCCAGAGCAGCTCTGTGACTTCCAGCAACAGTGTGAGGGGGGCGAGGATGAGCAGGACTGTG GCACCACGGACTTCGAGCCCCTCACAGCGGGGGGCTGGGAGGATGCCAGCGTGGGGCGGCTGCAGTGGGGGCGTCTCCTGGCCCAGGAGAGCCGGGGCCCTGGCGCAGGCGCCCGCAGGACCGCTGCTG GGCACTTCCTGTCCCTGCAGAGGGCCTGGGGACAAAGGGCAGCAGAGGCCCGGGTCCTCACACCTCCCCTGGGTCCCTCGGGCCCCCGCTGTGAGCTCCACATGGCTTACTATTTCCAGAGTAACCCCcaag GCTTCCTGGCCCTGGTCGTGGTGGAGGACAGCAACCGTGAGCTGGTGTGGCAGGCCCCGGGCAGCAGCCAGGGCTGGAGGACGGACAGAGTCCTTCTTGGGGCACGCCGCCGGCCTTTCCGC CTGGAGTTCGTCGGCCTGGTGGACTTGGACGGCCCTGGCCAGCAGGGCGCTGGAGTGGACGATGTGACCTTGAAGGACTGCAGCCCCGTGACAGCCACTGAGAAGGACTCAG AGGTCTCCTGTAACTTCGAGCGGGACACGTGCGGCTGGTACACCGGCCACCTCACAGATGCCCACTGGCGCCGGATCCAGAGCCACGGCCCCGGGTACGACCACACCACAGGCCGAG GCTACTTCCTGCTTCTGGACCCCACGGACCCCCCAGCCCGGGGCCCTGGTGCCCACCTGCTCACCCAGCCCCAGGTGCCCACAGCTCCTCAGGAGTGCCTCTCCTTCTGGTATCACCTCCACGGGCCCCAGATCG GGACACTGCGCCTGGTGCTGAGGCGGGAAGGAGAGGCAGACACGCTCCTGTGGTCACGGACCGGCACCCACGGCAACCACTGGCACGAGGCCTGGGCCACCCTCCACCACCAGCCGGGCTCTGGCACCAAGTACCAA ctgcTGTTCGAGGGCTCCCGGGACGGCTACCACGGCACGATGGGCCTGGACGACGTGGCCCTGCGACCCGGGCCCTGCTGGGCCCCCAGGCGGTGCTCCTTCGAGGACTCAGCCTGTGGCTTCTCCAGCGGGGGCCAAGGCCTCTGGACGCGCCAGCCCAATGCCACGGGCCACGCCGCCTGGGGCCCCCGCGCTGACCACACCACGGGGACGGCTCAAG GGCACTACATGGTGGTGGACACgagcccccaggccctgccccccgGCCGCGTGGCCTCCCTGACCTCAGAGGAGCACCAGCCTCTGGCCCGGCCTGCCTGCCTGACCTTCTGGTACCACCTGAGCCTCAGAAACCCAG GCACCCTGCAGGTCCACGTGGGGGAGGCCGAGAGGCAGCAGGTGCTCAGCATCAGTGCCCACGGAGGGTCCGCCTGGCGCCTGGGGAGTGTGGACGTGCAGGCCGAGAGGGCCTGGAGG GTGGTGTTCGAGGCGGTAGCCGCCGGCGTGGAGCACTCCTATATCGCGCTGGACGACCTGCTCCTCCAGGACGGGCCCTGCCCTCGGCCAG CTTCCTGTGACTTTGAGGCTGGCCTGTGTGGCTGGAGTCatctggcctggcctggcctgggaggGTACAGCTGGGACTGGAGCAGTGGGGCCGCACCTTCCCgctacccccagcccctggtggaTCACACTCTGGGCACAGAGACAG GACACTTCGCGCTCTTTGAAACCCACATGCTGGGCCCGGGGGGCCAGGCAGCCTGGCTGCACAGCCAGCCTCTGCCCGCCACCGAGGCCTCCTGCCTTCGCTTCTGGTACCACATGGGCTTCCCGGAGCATTTCC ACAAGGGCCAGCTGCGGGTGCTCCTGAACAGCGCCCGGGGCCAGCTGGCCGTGTGGAGCGTGGGCGGGCGCCTGCGGCACCAGTGGCTGCTGGGCCAGGTGGAGGTGGCCAGCGCAGAGGAGTTCCAG ATCGTGTTTGAAGCCACTCTAAGCGGCCAGCCAGCCGTGGGGCCCATCGCCCTGGACGACGTCGAGTATCTGGACGGACGGCACTGCCAGCTGCCTGCACCCGGCCGGG GGAACACGGTAGTGGCCACATCGGTGCCAGCCGCGGTCGGCGGTGCCCTCGTCGTCCTTGTCCTCCTCGTCCTGCTAGGACTGGCAGGACGACGCTGGCTGCGGAGGGGGGGCTGCCCATCGCGGGGCGAGACAGCGGCTGTGGCCCCCGGCTTTGACAACATCGTCTTCAATGCG GACGGTGTCACCCTGCCGGCCTCGCTCACCGACAGCCAGTAG